The genomic window TATCACAAAAAGTAACAATGGATATTAAATGGAAAATAGAGGACTTCCCTCTTGATAAAGGAATAGAGGATCATTTATTTCGCATTCTTCAAGAATCGGTTTCTAACACCCTCCGTCATTCGAAATCATCGAAGCTCGAAGTTTTGCTAATTCAAAGGGATGAGTTTGTTATTTTAAGAGTTGTGGATGATGGGATTGGCTTTGATGTTGAGGAAGCAAAAGCTGGGTCCTATGGTTTGCAGAATATGCATGAACGAGCGGTTGAAGTTGGAGGAACCCTCAAAATCATTAGTTTGAAAAGTAGCGGTACACGGCTTGAAGTGAAAATTCCTATTATAAAGCAAGAGGGGGAGGCCAATGATTAGAGTTTTATTTGTTGATGATCATGAAATGGTAAGAATCGGAGTTTCTTCGTATTTGTCTGCACAGCCCGATATTGAAGTGATTGGTGAAGCGGACAATGGTAGAACAGCTATTGATATGGCGTTGGATTTACGTCCGGATATCATTTTAATGGATTTAGTCATGAAGGAAATGGACGGAATTGAAGCAACGAGAAATATTATTGAAAGATGGCCAGAAGCGAAGATTATTATTGTCACAAGCTTCTTGGACGATGAAAAGGTCTATCCTGCTTTGGAAGCCGGGGCAACAAGCTATATGCTGAAAACTTCAAAAGCGAGTGAAATTGCTGATGCTGTCCGTTCCACCTATCAGGGACAATCCGTCTTAGAACCGGAAGTTACAGGAAAAATGATGGTAAAAATGAGGCAGAGGAACCAGCAGCTCCCTCATGAAGAATTGACAAGCAGAGAAATGGAAATACTCTTGCTCATGACGGAAGGAAAGACGAATCAGGAAATCGCTGATGAACTGTTTATCGCCTTAAAAACAGTCAAGACACATGTCAGCAACATACTCAGCAAGCTCCACGTACAGGACCGGACCCAGGCTGTGATCTATGCATTCAAGCATTCTCTTACTGAATAGCCATGAAAAGACCAACTCTAATTTTTCCGAGAAGGTCTTTTTTTTCATCTCTTTAATGGTGCCAGGCACCGAAAAAGGACAGTATTCATTTTTGTGTTTTTGGGGTGGAAAGTTTTGGTGGATGGATTGTTTGGAGGAAGAGTCCATCTCCCTCTAGCCATTCAGCTAGAAAGACATCCTTATAATGAGTAATACCTTGATTGCTGAGCTGCGTTTTTAACCAATCTTCCTTAAAACCAATTTCTTCAAGTTCATCCCATAATACAGTTCCATCACGAATCAGTGTTATGGGGACATAGACTGATTTTCCCGGGAGATTGAAATCCTCCTGAGTCGTTTTTTGATAGCGCGATTTTTTTAATATACTAATGGAACCGTTGCTTTCTAAGTAACAGAAGGCTACCTCTCTAATGGAAAAGGTCTCGCTTTGACGGAGCAAGCTTTGAAGCTGGTTAAGATTCAACCTGCTTTTCTTTAAGCCTTCTCTATCGATGACGCCGTTTTTGATAAGGGCGATAGGTTTTCCTTGGAATATTCCACGGAAAAAGAGGGATTTTCGATCGAGGTATTCTACGATAAATAGCAGTGCCCCCCATAGGATCATTGAGTAAATAATGTAAAAAACGCCAATCTTATCCTCATACATAGCATTCCCAAGCATTTCACTTAATACAATTGAGGCAATAAATGTAAAAGGAGTGATTTGATTAATAATCTTTCTGCCGACAATTTTGACGATGATAAATAAAAAAAAGAAGCCAACAATTAAGTCAATGGATAAATGTAACAGGCTCAATACAGTGTCCCTCTTTAATAGTGATTTTTGTTTTGTTACATTCTATTATTTTCCTAAGATTAGGAAGTTATGAGTCCAATGGGTACGCATTTTATATCTTCCTGAAAATGTTAATAACATGTAGAACATAAAAACAAATGATATGATAAAATTTACTTAAGTTATTCTGGATAAGACAGGTGGAGAAAAAGTGGACAAACATAAAATATTAGCGATTTTAGAAAAGGAACTTGTTATAGCACTAGGATGTACAGAGCCTGTTGCTATTGCATTGGCTGCAGCAACAGCGAAAAGCTATGTGGAAGGAACGATCCAAGAAATTTGCTTAAAGGCAAGCGGGAATATTATCAAAAATGCAAAGTCTGTTGGAATACCTGGGATGTCTGGGAAGGGGCTGGACTTCTCAGCAGCACTTGGAGCGGTTGCCGGAAACCCAGAGAAAAAATTGGAATTATTAGAGGGATTAACTAAGGAAGATGAGCTCTTGGCCCTTCAGCTGATTAATGAAGGAAAAGTGAAGGCAGGGCAGGCTGATTCACCAAAAAGGCTTTATATAGAAGTAACGGTTCAAACAGATAAGCAGACTTCTAAAGTAGTGATTTCGGATAATCACAGTAATATTACGTTAATTGAAGTGGATGGAAAGGCTGTGTTCCTCGGTGGCTGCGAGAATATTGGCATCCAAACCGATGAGGAGGAGCTAGAAAGTTTAACCATTGATGAAATTTATCATTGGGTTCTTCAGGCTGATATAAAGGATTTATCATTAGTAAAAAGGAGTATTGAATTAAACCGGGTTATCGGGATGGAAGGTTTGTCTGGTAATTACGGGTTAAATGTCGGAAGAACAATTCAAGAGAATGTGAAAAAAGGGTTCCTTTCCGATGATTTAGCAACTGCTGCTATGTCTCTTGCAGCTGCAGGCTCGGATGCGCGGATGGCAGGCTCTACTCTTCCGGTTATGGCGAATACGGGCAGCGGAAACCAAGGAATTGCTGTTACTCTTCCTGTTGTTGCCGTAGCAGAAAAACTGCAGGTGTCCGAGGATAAAATGATTCGGGCTGTTGCTTTAAGTCACCTGATCACAATCCATATCAAATCAAAATTTGGCCGGCTGTCTGCCTTATGCGGTGTAACAGCGGCGGGAATGGGCGCGAGCTCCGCCATTGTTTACTTGTTAGATGGCAAATTAGAGCAGGTGAAAGCAGCAGTACAAAACACAATCGGAAATGTATCTGGGATGATATGCGATGGGGCAAAGGCTGGCTGTGCGATGAAGGTATCCACCTGTTCGAATGTCGCTGTCCAATCTGCATTATTAGCCCTTAATCATCAAGAAATTCAATCAACAGACGGATTTATCCACGATGATGTTGAGAAAAGCATCGAAAGCTTCTGCAAGCTAGGTAATGAAGGGACTCGGCAAACAGATGAGCTTATTTTAAAATTAATGATGGAGAAATAAAGAAAGTGGACTCTGATTCCGTTATTTACCTGGAAAGAGGGTATTTCAAGTGGGTAGCGGACTCTAGTTCCACAATAGTATGAAAAATAGGGTATTTACCTCGTATTTTTGTTAATTAACGGATTCTATGTCCTCATCATTCGAAAAAGATGCGAATTTTTTAGAAATAGGGGATTCGCTGACTGCTAAAATCTTTTTCAAAACGTTCGACATAAATAATATTTCAAAGACTTGTCTCATATCTTATACAATACGATTCTGGCAATACAGCCGGGTCATATTTGGCAGATGTATAAGGAGAGGCAAAATGAATAAATTTTTCAAAGGAACATTATTATTAGCTGTTGCAGCATTTGCGGGAGAATGCATCGAATTTTTAGTAAATATGGTTTTAGCGAGGGAACTGGGGGAAAGAGGACTTGGCCTGTACATGTCCATTCTTCCAACGATTTTCTTGATTGTTTTGCTGGCGAGCTTTGAACTCCCCATCTCCATTTCAAAGTTTATTGCGGAAAAAGACAAGAAATATCATTATAGCATGCTCAACCATGTTATTAAGTTAACCGTTATTTTTACAGCTATTTTACTGCCATTGGCCATTACGATTATTCCATTTATCTCAGTATTTGATCAGTATCATCCTTATCTGAGATGGGTAGTAATTGCCTTTATCCCGATTGTTTCTTTCTCCTCGATTACAAGAGGATTTTTTATGGGGAAGCAGCAAATGGGGAAAATCGCTACTTATAATTTTATGAGAAAAATTGTACAGCTTTTATTACTAGTTTTCCTGTATCAAGTCTTTCAATTTGATACGGAGACGGCTGTGTTAATTGCCTTTTGTACCTTCATAGGGAGCGAGATTGTTGTTTTCTTCTACTTGCTCCATATGTTTATTCTACAATTTCAGCAGGTAAAAAGAGAGCCGCGCGAAAGAATGAGCGGGGGTACTGTTTGGAGAAGCTTGATGGCAGTATCCATTCCAACAACGGCATTAAGAGTATTTCATGCTTTGACACATGCGGTAGAGCCATTCCTCATTAAGGCAGCTCTATTACAAGCTGGAGTGAGCGGGATCGTGGCCACTGAACATTTCGGCATGCTGGCGGGAATCGCGATGACGGTAGGTTTTTTTCCAGCGTTTATTGCCCATTCCTTTTTAATTATGCTCATCCCAACCGTTTCTGAAGCCTATTCTGAAAAAAATACTGACAAGCTCCAACGCCTTCTGCAGCAAGTATGTATGATCACCTTTCTTTACGGAATCCCGGCTGTCATTTTCTTCTACTTATTTGCTGAACCGATTACACTTAACTTTTTCCATTCTTCTGATGCAGCTATTTATTTACAAATGCTATGGCCGTTTTTCCTGCTGCATTATTTCATCATTCCGATGCAGGCTTTCCTAATCGGTCTGGGACTTATGAAAGAGGCTTTTTACCATTTTGTTTGGTCAACGATTGTATCTTTTTCAGTGATGTACGTCCTCGGTTCCATGCAAAGCTTCCAAATGGATGGCATTATCATTGGGATGAATGCCGGGGCTGTTCTCTTATTTCTCATGCATTACCTAACTATTTGTAAGAAAATTGGTGTTAGCATACTGCTTTCTCCCGTTAGAGAGTTTCATTAGACTATTAATGGAAAGGCTATATTAGCGATTAATGTTGAATACCAGCCTTAAGCATGCATGCGGACGGGTTTTATTCGGGGTGAAAACAGGAGAGAGCATGTATGCATAAGGCGGTCTGATCGCCAAAAAAATACATTAACATAGCCTGTAGAAATAACAAGAGCAGCCAAGTTTAAATGGCTGCTCTAAAAATGTTTTTAATTAGGCAGATTCATTTTGTATGAATTTACCCTTTCGATACTGTCT from Bacillus sp. DTU_2020_1000418_1_SI_GHA_SEK_038 includes these protein-coding regions:
- a CDS encoding response regulator transcription factor, whose amino-acid sequence is MIRVLFVDDHEMVRIGVSSYLSAQPDIEVIGEADNGRTAIDMALDLRPDIILMDLVMKEMDGIEATRNIIERWPEAKIIIVTSFLDDEKVYPALEAGATSYMLKTSKASEIADAVRSTYQGQSVLEPEVTGKMMVKMRQRNQQLPHEELTSREMEILLLMTEGKTNQEIADELFIALKTVKTHVSNILSKLHVQDRTQAVIYAFKHSLTE
- a CDS encoding polysaccharide biosynthesis protein → MNKFFKGTLLLAVAAFAGECIEFLVNMVLARELGERGLGLYMSILPTIFLIVLLASFELPISISKFIAEKDKKYHYSMLNHVIKLTVIFTAILLPLAITIIPFISVFDQYHPYLRWVVIAFIPIVSFSSITRGFFMGKQQMGKIATYNFMRKIVQLLLLVFLYQVFQFDTETAVLIAFCTFIGSEIVVFFYLLHMFILQFQQVKREPRERMSGGTVWRSLMAVSIPTTALRVFHALTHAVEPFLIKAALLQAGVSGIVATEHFGMLAGIAMTVGFFPAFIAHSFLIMLIPTVSEAYSEKNTDKLQRLLQQVCMITFLYGIPAVIFFYLFAEPITLNFFHSSDAAIYLQMLWPFFLLHYFIIPMQAFLIGLGLMKEAFYHFVWSTIVSFSVMYVLGSMQSFQMDGIIIGMNAGAVLLFLMHYLTICKKIGVSILLSPVREFH
- a CDS encoding serine dehydratase subunit alpha family protein, producing the protein MDKHKILAILEKELVIALGCTEPVAIALAAATAKSYVEGTIQEICLKASGNIIKNAKSVGIPGMSGKGLDFSAALGAVAGNPEKKLELLEGLTKEDELLALQLINEGKVKAGQADSPKRLYIEVTVQTDKQTSKVVISDNHSNITLIEVDGKAVFLGGCENIGIQTDEEELESLTIDEIYHWVLQADIKDLSLVKRSIELNRVIGMEGLSGNYGLNVGRTIQENVKKGFLSDDLATAAMSLAAAGSDARMAGSTLPVMANTGSGNQGIAVTLPVVAVAEKLQVSEDKMIRAVALSHLITIHIKSKFGRLSALCGVTAAGMGASSAIVYLLDGKLEQVKAAVQNTIGNVSGMICDGAKAGCAMKVSTCSNVAVQSALLALNHQEIQSTDGFIHDDVEKSIESFCKLGNEGTRQTDELILKLMMEK
- a CDS encoding DUF421 domain-containing protein, with the protein product MSLLHLSIDLIVGFFFLFIIVKIVGRKIINQITPFTFIASIVLSEMLGNAMYEDKIGVFYIIYSMILWGALLFIVEYLDRKSLFFRGIFQGKPIALIKNGVIDREGLKKSRLNLNQLQSLLRQSETFSIREVAFCYLESNGSISILKKSRYQKTTQEDFNLPGKSVYVPITLIRDGTVLWDELEEIGFKEDWLKTQLSNQGITHYKDVFLAEWLEGDGLFLQTIHPPKLSTPKTQK